One window of Nicotiana tomentosiformis chromosome 11, ASM39032v3, whole genome shotgun sequence genomic DNA carries:
- the LOC104117171 gene encoding zinc finger BED domain-containing protein RICESLEEPER 2-like: MNYMCLTTHFIDKDWTLHKKILNFCPITSHKCDDMATVIIKCLRDWGLDKVLAVTVDNLDDITVEELSKRFIKWGTNIMDGNHLHMRYMAHIINLIVQESLEEVGDSVKRVRQAVRYIKQSSKRWRKFKACCLFERITYENSLCLDVPTRWDSTYLMLDVAQEFEEAFVRYGALDPGLMHYLVTYVCDDGKPAGSLVSSDWENVRHMVKILKPFYELTLKVSGSLYVTSNVHFEEICELDVVLKNLIENENVEMSLMAKKMEDKLHKYFGNPEKMKMIFIASVLDPRNKFEYVAFALVSLFGEEKGGKNK, translated from the coding sequence ATGAATTACATGTGTCTTACGACTCATTTTATCGACAAAGATTGGACTTTGCATAAAAAGATACTGAATTTTTGTCCAATTACCAGTCATAAATGCGATGATATGGCAACTGTTATTATCAAATGTTTGCGTGATTGGGGTTTAGATAAGGTGCTCGCTGTTACGGTTGATAATTTGGATGATATCACAGTAGAAGAGTTGTCTAAACGATTTATTAAATGGGGAACAAATATAATGGATGGTAACCACCTTCATATGAGATATATGGCTCACATCATCAATCTTATTGTTCAAGAAAGTTTGGAAGAAGTGGGTGATTCTGTAAAACGTGTTAGACAAGCAGTGAGATACATTAAGCAATCTTCCAAAAGGTGGAGAAAGTTTAAAGCATGTTGCTTATTTGAAAGGATAACGTATGAAAATTCACTATGCTTGGATGTTCCTACTAGGTGGGATTCCACATATTTGATGTTGGATGTGGCACAAGAATTTGAGGAAGCATTTGTAAGGTATGGTGCTCTTGATCCTGGATTGATGCATTATCTTGTTACTTATGTTTGTGACGATGGAAAACCTGCCGGCTCACTTGTAAGTAGTGATTGGGAAAATGTAAGGCATATGGTGAAAATTCTGAAACCCTTTTATGAACTTACCTTGAAGGTCTCTGGATCACTTTATGTCACATCTAATGTTCACTTTGAAGAGATCTGTGAGCTTGATGTTGTGTTGAAAAACTTGATTGAAAATGAAAATGTTGAGATGAGTTTGATGGCAAAGAAAATGGAAGATAAACTTCACAAGTATTTTGGTAATCCAGAAAAGATGAAGATGATTTTTATTGCAAGTGTGTTGGATCCTCGGAACAAATTTGAATATGTTGCTTTTGCTCTTGTGAGTCTGTTTGGAGAAGAAAAAGGGGGAAAAAATAAATGA